In Aquiflexum balticum DSM 16537, a single genomic region encodes these proteins:
- a CDS encoding DUF2490 domain-containing protein encodes MSKSIIFNTLLFLLIISGSNTILAQNNRARDDNQIGWYAFFLNYKIDDKWSVHGEFQLRRTDWVLDPQQNLYRTGINYKIHPQVVLRFGYAFIDTFNYGDVPLAGNGIRFPEHRIFQMATISNPVGAIALSHRFMLEQRWVGRSLDPNATRSDEYVYLNRIRYMFRADIPLKGNTLDNKEPYLAAYDEIFIGFGKNVNQNVFDQNRIGLLAGYRFSNTARVEGGYFNQIVQFGRLVDGKNFFQYNKGLIVMTYINF; translated from the coding sequence ATGAGTAAATCAATCATTTTCAATACCCTCCTATTCCTCTTGATTATTTCAGGTTCAAATACCATTTTGGCTCAAAATAACAGGGCTAGAGATGACAATCAAATAGGCTGGTACGCCTTTTTCCTAAACTATAAAATAGATGATAAATGGAGTGTTCATGGAGAGTTTCAACTACGAAGAACAGATTGGGTCTTAGATCCACAACAAAATCTTTATAGAACCGGGATCAATTACAAGATCCATCCGCAGGTAGTATTGAGGTTTGGATATGCATTTATTGACACTTTTAACTACGGAGACGTACCTCTTGCCGGAAACGGTATCAGATTTCCAGAGCATAGGATTTTTCAAATGGCTACAATTTCCAATCCAGTTGGAGCTATTGCTCTTTCTCATAGGTTTATGTTGGAACAGCGGTGGGTTGGAAGAAGTCTGGATCCCAATGCTACCCGATCAGATGAATATGTTTATTTGAACAGGATCAGGTATATGTTCCGTGCAGATATACCTCTCAAAGGGAATACTCTAGACAATAAAGAACCCTATCTTGCTGCTTACGATGAGATTTTTATTGGATTTGGAAAAAATGTCAACCAAAATGTTTTTGACCAGAACCGCATTGGCTTGTTGGCAGGATACAGGTTTTCCAACACAGCTAGAGTTGAAGGTGGGTATTTCAATCAGATCGTACAGTTTGGTAGGCTTGTAGATGGGAAAAATTTTTTCCAATACAATAAGGGACTGATAGTGATGACCTACATCAACTTCTAG
- a CDS encoding PorP/SprF family type IX secretion system membrane protein, whose product MKKILIFVLSMIILSAVHAQDVQFSQFYAAPLFLNPAFTGASELTRVGVNYRNQWPGLDHSFNSYSAYIDHYMFDINSGIGLIFNGNRESQARLSTNEVGLTYSYRLKLGFESFLRFGGQASYISRDAYFGDLVYGSQLDIQKGGIDDFSGEFFPDDYRHRFADFNFGMLFHTQTFWLGVSGHHLSEPNTSFVDGNISKLPMKLSAHGGLKIDLGEGFINNYYSNSRQERSVMLAFNYKHQDPFNQLDVGAQFFLQPLVLGVWYRGFPVKYALPNHESIIGLVGLTLESGLDIGYSFDFTTSKMALANSGGAHEISIRYSFLFGDPNQRNRRSTIIPCFRF is encoded by the coding sequence ATGAAAAAGATTCTAATTTTTGTACTATCAATGATCATCTTAAGTGCTGTACATGCTCAGGATGTTCAGTTCTCCCAGTTTTATGCTGCACCGTTGTTTTTGAATCCAGCATTTACGGGAGCATCAGAACTCACCAGAGTTGGGGTTAACTATAGAAATCAATGGCCTGGACTGGATCACTCGTTCAATTCATATTCTGCTTACATTGACCATTATATGTTTGATATCAATAGCGGCATAGGTTTGATTTTTAATGGAAATAGGGAAAGTCAGGCCAGGTTAAGCACCAACGAAGTTGGACTGACCTATTCTTACAGATTGAAGTTGGGATTCGAATCTTTTTTAAGATTTGGCGGTCAGGCCAGTTATATTTCCAGAGATGCTTATTTTGGCGATCTGGTATATGGCTCCCAATTGGATATACAAAAAGGTGGGATTGATGATTTCAGTGGCGAGTTTTTTCCAGATGACTACCGGCATAGATTTGCTGATTTCAACTTCGGAATGCTTTTTCATACCCAAACATTCTGGTTAGGGGTTTCCGGGCATCACTTATCCGAGCCTAACACATCTTTTGTGGACGGGAATATCAGTAAATTGCCCATGAAACTATCTGCTCATGGCGGGTTGAAAATTGATTTGGGTGAAGGTTTCATCAATAACTATTATAGCAATAGCAGACAGGAAAGATCGGTAATGCTTGCATTTAATTACAAGCATCAGGATCCTTTCAACCAACTTGATGTAGGTGCCCAATTTTTCCTTCAACCCCTTGTTTTGGGAGTTTGGTATAGAGGGTTCCCGGTTAAATACGCCCTTCCAAATCATGAATCAATCATTGGACTGGTTGGACTTACTTTGGAAAGTGGATTGGATATTGGCTATAGTTTTGATTTTACTACTTCAAAAATGGCTTTGGCCAATTCGGGCGGGGCACATGAAATTTCCATCCGGTACTCTTTCCTTTTCGGAGATCCAAACCAAAGAAACAGAAGAAGTACCATTATCCCCTGTTTTAGGTTTTAA
- a CDS encoding T9SS type B sorting domain-containing protein: MRKLYSVSLFWIVFILAYFGQISNNYAAPIIRDVYIFSECEKSASMRVRNGVAPYTYVWSFGGNIIQTDSNLGESEFSTIEQAQAGDYTLEVFDSNGNTYSEIINFKGSTNFILNILYEEDQLCEGDSYGIVYGTIENGIPPFTINFYDESNTLVQTNIINNRNLDLSGVPAGKYLVEVIDATGCKELTDIEIEEIEPLILAPADGVGTFPETCIENGGITFDATGFEGTVQFRIRRSNGTYVTGWITAPAGEIRYNQLAAGDYVLEIIDRFRFEDCPAELVFNIGNETLLEVIPSSTGVTCFGESDGTISLQVNRLFLAFPFPPANILVDILRPDGTTAVSGQSIPIGATTGQGTFTGFGPGLHTIIVKHGGGDYPECTLTYQINVVAPPSPFTASITTTSETCFGQGNGTARVNRSGGWGGPYTYLWSNGHTGRTASNLAPGNYSVTVTDSGGCSIVLNTTIQGPLGPIDGDIELLNGLGCAGSNDGSARVFDISGGWGGYTYLWSNGETTATAFNLPAGTNTVTVRDSQGCEEVYTVDVPVPDAPLVNSTPVNPSCFGGNDGSIRVEIADNIISFSVTVNGLTQSGNDVLFTDLPAGQYEVSILYGGNCSITEFVDIVNPPQITLNENNLAINHLLCAGDGNGSISGLIASGGTGVLTFQWQKEVSGTFEDIVGQTTLNLSNLSGGVYRIIVTDENGCTIFKDYIVNEPAPLEVTPPIVVDVACFGELTGSVSFTISGGTAPYSYALNGGAFTTTSIGDVTINGLGAATDYFVEIRDANGCVVPNLNFDVTSLPPINITDIVITPETCFGQSNGSINIEISGGTGNLGVEWYVAGNFSTIISTDKNLINRGPGQYTVKVYDLGNNSCFAQQTITIPPTPELTLALDGPPLNVFCFGDNTGAINIAVDGGTGAYTFEWTGPSRFTSSQKNINGLAAGLYNVRVTDENGCWKELTDILISQPPSGIVINLLNRIEPKCHDSLDGRIEIQIGGGNPGYTIAWEIEASPSVFIPISGTTQTLSNIGAGIYKVIVTDSNGCSNERIIDLTAPAPIQVSLISKDDVSCFGRNDGRITINVTGGTGIYFFNWDHGFINQNPSNLAAGLYSVTVRDANGCETRLENIEIIQPDPLAINLVEIIEPSCNYDDASIEVEFVGWIPGLSYSRWIDQATNTVIAENQNIVTNLTPGFYRVEYSLSGACMVSQTYSVPGPQSPLKLFTSPQDATCVGQTGILFLSASGGVPSYTYYIRVGGIWEIVTNSILSGLAVGDYDVRVTDSAGCEDFSTITIDQPNPPIFDAEVEKDVSCFGGSDGAIRFDLYGDTSGITYQWYRRTSVGGKVPINETSLGGLIAGTYYIEITYAGICTIESPDYVINQPAQTVPTPTVIQPVCIDDFGSFTLEVAGGSPGKNILVTSSNGYSKSFINEDTGTFVFDELLAGDYNWTVENQTCPEITGTFTIIPITKPQFNVTSQDISCFGENDGIIEIISPIVQGGRTFTVYINGVSQGNQTSFFNVAPGNYQIRIVDNLGCPSDPMMVTLTQPDRPLEITNLSISDVNCFGGNNGAIQFEILGGRPQYRAVLTPTSGSPLNLPNLNEATSYNFSGLVQGAYTLEIWDLNDQCQISTVVNITQPAALDLTVDAGLILCEGGTTTIELTPIGGTQPYTYIWEKFNTGSSTWETLPTDTKRLSNVEAGQYRYTVSEQNNCNTITDVITIADGSVVALSFVADDILCYGESALVTLQATSAGSTNFTYFVNGSQIFGNQFQAKAGSYLVYAVDNVKGCISGDVIINMAQPAAPLSLKDYISVDLSCFESGDGSISLSLTGGTAPYTITFQGNTYNANEDELVTFTGLNANFAYNFAAVDANGCSVNIPPKTLGQPLPLQTNANFTPILCFGGTSEINLQITGGTKPYSISWAYSADGVTFNPIAGSDDKTTLSGLAAGFYTYTVSDGGCADISETLTINQPNEVLLVGLPTDVSCFGGTDGTVTFTPSGGAFTNYRIFFNGAEIAGNTVSNLPAGTYNAFALSGTCRSETIQIVVEQPAEPLSATVEFMEEVLCTDDLSDIELQITGGNGGYLAYLNSVEYTVDPNGLIIFDDVVPGTYAIRVVDSKGCEWTRTITILNPTPIEIFNEEIINVSCFEGSDGEIKVNVTGGTGNYTYQWLNSSNQLVGTNKNLSGVPAGIYTLNVWDENSCEATMDFEILDTTPVDFTYSFTDVTCFGAQNGSITVIGNGGNPGYTLIIDGIQYPNLTVAGLRPNTYMVYIMDSNGCISPVKEVVISQPTPLNLAISTTNVSCYAAGNGQATVVVTGGTAPYSIRWSDGNTSADRVGLAPGNYEVVVTDANGCIIRNNVIITQPDPILIVDNVNPVSCFGGSDGSILLDISGGNGDFSVIWTNKATSEQVGTGLIANNLIAGVYRATITDKLGCELFREFVVTQPAEPLTLTPIISNVRCAFEGNGSIDLIVTGGTAPYTYSWSSGETVRNINGKSGGTYTVNVTDSKGCMIMETFEITEPQPLLVEVENLDNVSCKFGNDGSIKLNVSGGTGAFTIQWSNGMTGPEISGLRAGEYTVFIIDENSCFESIAYTITEPAEALTVSGISSVELCLFTDVPELIIDVKGGTAPYTYLWSNGATTKDLLNIAPGSYTVVVTDANNCIAEGTFVVPPPTSPLQIEMNGKFAICTNGERGEASATVTGGVAPYRYRWSNGATTSAITDLLPGTYSLTVTDANGCTITDEIEIAPPLNLRISLLEINAVSCFGGNNGTIEIGITGGRAPFKINWSHGLQDQTFASGLVAGVYTVTVEDDLGCITTAAYNIQEPEILDLRGTVQDSKCAGDNQGIITLNVSGGTAPYTYRWSHGANNRVLRNLAPGTYSVVVTDRAGCSTGNTYIVSEPDPLVIESSHSEDLLCFGDQNGFININITGGIQPYRITWADNNQLETLNRSNLSAGSYTVQVTDDNGCIQIKTFEIKQPEQLEARMFTRFDVNCETRELTGVAWVTVKGGTEEYDITWNNGARGVSETTFYEDGEISATIIDANGCLVEVSKIVEMPVAFTDADFTYTVISIGIQGEILVNDPVQFNDQTLGEVITWEWDFGDGTKSNEQNPVHTYTKPGIYTISLMTFDALGCVSQTEMVVEVVASYRILVPNAFTPNGDGLNDTFMAKMRGIEDFEMHIFNKWGELIHSIYSQEDAGWDGRLKGKISPNGNYVYKIIFKAVDGEKGSKTGVFTLVL; encoded by the coding sequence AATAACCGGAATCTGGATCTCAGTGGTGTACCTGCTGGTAAATATCTTGTAGAGGTGATTGACGCCACTGGTTGTAAAGAATTAACAGATATTGAAATTGAGGAAATTGAGCCTTTGATTCTAGCTCCCGCAGATGGTGTGGGAACTTTCCCTGAGACCTGTATTGAAAATGGCGGGATAACCTTTGATGCTACAGGTTTTGAAGGCACAGTACAATTCCGAATCAGAAGGTCCAACGGCACTTATGTCACCGGATGGATTACCGCACCTGCTGGTGAGATCAGATATAACCAATTGGCTGCTGGAGATTATGTTTTGGAAATTATAGACAGGTTTAGGTTTGAAGATTGTCCGGCGGAATTGGTTTTTAACATCGGAAATGAAACTTTATTGGAAGTCATTCCTTCTTCTACAGGCGTAACCTGTTTTGGTGAATCTGATGGTACGATTTCCTTACAGGTAAACAGATTATTTTTAGCTTTTCCCTTCCCTCCTGCAAATATCCTGGTAGATATACTCAGGCCTGACGGAACAACAGCCGTAAGCGGTCAAAGTATTCCTATCGGAGCAACTACAGGCCAGGGAACATTTACCGGGTTTGGACCCGGACTCCATACTATTATAGTCAAACATGGAGGTGGTGATTACCCGGAATGTACATTGACCTACCAAATTAATGTAGTAGCGCCTCCTAGCCCCTTCACGGCTTCCATTACAACTACCTCCGAAACTTGCTTTGGCCAAGGAAATGGTACCGCAAGGGTAAACAGGTCAGGCGGATGGGGCGGTCCTTATACCTACCTATGGAGCAATGGTCATACCGGTAGAACAGCATCCAACCTAGCTCCAGGAAATTATTCTGTAACTGTCACGGACAGCGGCGGTTGTTCCATTGTCCTGAACACAACCATTCAAGGCCCCCTAGGACCTATTGATGGAGACATTGAATTATTGAACGGACTAGGTTGTGCGGGTTCAAATGACGGTTCTGCAAGAGTATTTGATATCTCGGGAGGTTGGGGTGGCTACACCTATCTTTGGAGTAATGGTGAAACCACTGCTACAGCCTTTAATTTACCTGCGGGAACAAATACTGTGACTGTAAGAGATTCTCAGGGATGTGAGGAGGTTTATACTGTTGATGTACCTGTTCCTGACGCCCCTCTTGTCAATTCTACTCCAGTGAATCCTTCTTGTTTTGGAGGTAATGATGGAAGTATCCGGGTTGAAATTGCAGATAATATCATCAGTTTTTCCGTGACTGTCAATGGCTTAACCCAATCAGGTAATGACGTACTTTTCACTGATTTGCCGGCAGGCCAATATGAAGTAAGCATTCTTTATGGTGGAAATTGTAGCATTACTGAATTTGTGGATATTGTTAATCCACCACAGATTACCCTCAACGAAAATAATCTGGCCATCAATCATCTGCTTTGCGCAGGTGATGGAAATGGTTCAATATCAGGACTGATCGCCAGCGGTGGAACTGGTGTTCTTACTTTCCAATGGCAAAAAGAAGTGTCGGGAACATTTGAAGATATAGTCGGTCAGACAACTTTGAATCTTTCCAACCTTTCAGGCGGAGTCTATAGAATAATCGTAACCGACGAAAACGGTTGTACAATTTTTAAAGACTACATAGTCAACGAGCCGGCACCATTGGAAGTTACTCCTCCAATTGTAGTGGATGTGGCCTGTTTTGGAGAATTGACCGGTTCTGTAAGCTTTACCATTTCAGGAGGCACTGCGCCTTACTCTTATGCTTTGAATGGTGGAGCATTCACCACAACTTCCATCGGCGATGTCACCATCAATGGATTGGGGGCAGCAACAGATTACTTTGTGGAAATCAGAGATGCCAATGGCTGTGTAGTTCCAAATCTTAATTTTGACGTTACTTCCCTCCCACCAATTAATATTACAGATATAGTCATTACACCGGAAACCTGTTTTGGCCAAAGTAATGGCAGCATCAATATTGAAATTTCAGGTGGAACAGGTAATCTGGGTGTAGAATGGTATGTAGCAGGTAATTTTTCTACCATCATTTCTACGGATAAAAACCTGATAAATAGAGGTCCAGGACAATACACTGTCAAAGTCTATGATCTTGGAAATAATTCTTGTTTCGCACAGCAGACAATTACCATTCCTCCGACACCTGAATTGACATTGGCCTTGGACGGACCTCCTTTGAATGTCTTTTGTTTTGGAGATAATACCGGAGCAATCAACATTGCTGTCGACGGTGGAACTGGTGCCTATACATTTGAATGGACAGGACCATCCAGATTTACCTCTTCCCAGAAAAATATCAATGGTCTGGCAGCTGGTCTATATAATGTAAGGGTTACAGATGAAAATGGATGTTGGAAAGAATTAACCGATATTTTGATCAGTCAGCCACCTAGTGGAATCGTCATCAATTTACTCAACCGAATTGAACCCAAATGTCATGATTCTTTGGATGGTAGAATAGAAATTCAGATCGGTGGCGGAAATCCGGGTTATACCATTGCTTGGGAAATAGAAGCCAGTCCGAGTGTATTTATTCCAATTTCTGGAACTACACAAACCCTTTCAAATATCGGTGCAGGCATTTACAAAGTAATAGTTACGGATTCCAATGGCTGTTCCAATGAAAGGATCATAGACCTTACCGCCCCTGCCCCAATCCAGGTTTCTTTGATCAGCAAAGATGATGTCTCCTGTTTTGGAAGAAATGACGGTAGAATTACTATCAACGTTACAGGTGGAACAGGAATCTATTTCTTCAATTGGGACCATGGTTTTATAAATCAGAACCCGTCCAACTTAGCAGCTGGCTTATACAGTGTTACCGTAAGAGATGCCAATGGATGTGAAACCAGACTGGAAAACATCGAAATCATCCAACCTGATCCATTGGCTATCAACTTAGTGGAAATCATTGAGCCTTCCTGTAATTATGATGACGCATCAATTGAAGTTGAATTTGTAGGTTGGATCCCTGGATTAAGTTACAGCAGATGGATTGATCAAGCTACAAATACCGTCATCGCTGAAAATCAAAATATTGTCACTAACCTTACTCCTGGATTTTATAGGGTAGAATACAGCTTATCAGGAGCATGTATGGTCTCCCAAACCTATAGTGTTCCAGGTCCTCAAAGCCCGCTTAAATTATTTACCAGTCCACAAGACGCCACCTGCGTAGGCCAAACTGGTATCCTGTTCCTTTCAGCCTCCGGCGGTGTCCCTAGTTATACTTACTATATACGGGTAGGAGGTATTTGGGAAATTGTCACCAACTCCATTCTTTCAGGATTGGCCGTGGGCGATTATGATGTGAGGGTTACCGATTCTGCAGGATGTGAAGACTTTTCAACCATAACCATTGATCAGCCCAATCCTCCGATTTTTGATGCTGAGGTAGAAAAGGATGTATCCTGCTTTGGGGGAAGTGATGGTGCCATCCGGTTCGATCTTTATGGAGACACATCGGGAATAACCTATCAATGGTACAGGAGGACTTCTGTAGGAGGAAAAGTGCCAATTAATGAAACCAGCTTAGGAGGACTGATTGCCGGCACATATTACATAGAAATCACTTATGCAGGTATTTGTACCATAGAATCGCCTGACTATGTCATCAACCAACCTGCTCAGACTGTACCTACACCAACAGTAATCCAACCTGTATGTATTGATGATTTTGGTTCATTTACTTTGGAAGTTGCCGGGGGTTCGCCAGGAAAAAATATATTGGTTACCTCTTCCAATGGATATTCCAAATCATTTATAAATGAAGATACAGGAACCTTTGTATTTGATGAATTATTGGCAGGGGATTACAACTGGACCGTAGAAAATCAAACCTGTCCAGAAATTACAGGAACCTTTACCATCATACCAATTACAAAACCTCAATTTAATGTCACTTCTCAGGATATTTCATGTTTTGGAGAAAACGACGGTATCATTGAAATCATCAGCCCAATTGTACAGGGAGGCAGGACATTTACGGTGTATATCAATGGTGTCAGCCAAGGTAATCAAACCTCATTCTTCAATGTTGCTCCGGGAAATTATCAAATCAGGATTGTAGACAATCTCGGATGTCCATCTGATCCAATGATGGTTACCTTGACACAACCTGATCGACCTCTTGAAATCACGAACCTTTCGATCTCAGACGTGAACTGTTTTGGAGGAAATAACGGTGCGATTCAATTTGAGATTTTAGGTGGCAGACCTCAATATAGAGCAGTACTGACACCTACTTCAGGTTCTCCTTTGAATTTACCAAACCTCAATGAAGCTACCTCATACAATTTCTCAGGTCTGGTGCAGGGGGCTTATACTTTGGAAATTTGGGATTTGAACGATCAATGTCAAATCAGCACAGTGGTCAATATCACCCAACCTGCAGCCCTAGACCTGACAGTAGATGCAGGATTAATTCTTTGCGAAGGCGGAACAACTACCATTGAATTGACCCCAATAGGCGGAACTCAGCCATATACTTATATATGGGAGAAATTCAATACAGGATCAAGTACTTGGGAAACGCTTCCTACGGATACCAAAAGACTGAGCAATGTAGAAGCTGGACAGTATAGATATACCGTTTCTGAACAGAATAATTGCAATACCATTACAGATGTTATTACCATTGCAGACGGTTCTGTTGTAGCCTTGTCATTTGTTGCAGACGATATTCTTTGCTATGGGGAATCAGCCTTGGTGACCCTTCAGGCAACTTCTGCTGGCTCAACCAATTTTACCTATTTTGTAAATGGAAGCCAGATTTTTGGCAATCAATTCCAGGCCAAAGCAGGAAGCTATCTTGTCTATGCAGTTGACAATGTAAAAGGATGTATCTCAGGGGATGTGATCATTAATATGGCCCAACCTGCTGCTCCATTGAGTCTAAAGGATTATATCTCCGTAGATTTGAGTTGTTTTGAATCCGGTGATGGCAGTATTTCACTTTCATTGACCGGCGGCACTGCTCCCTATACCATCACTTTCCAAGGCAATACTTATAATGCCAATGAGGATGAATTGGTGACTTTCACAGGTCTAAATGCCAATTTCGCTTATAATTTTGCTGCTGTTGATGCAAATGGTTGTTCGGTAAATATACCACCCAAAACTCTGGGTCAACCGCTTCCCCTTCAGACCAATGCAAACTTCACCCCTATTCTATGCTTTGGCGGTACGTCTGAAATCAACTTACAAATCACAGGCGGAACAAAACCATATTCAATTTCATGGGCGTATTCAGCAGATGGAGTAACCTTTAATCCTATTGCAGGATCAGATGATAAAACTACGCTTTCCGGCCTGGCTGCTGGTTTTTACACCTATACAGTATCTGATGGAGGCTGTGCTGATATTTCAGAAACTCTGACCATCAATCAGCCAAACGAGGTTTTATTGGTTGGCCTGCCTACAGATGTGTCCTGTTTTGGAGGAACCGACGGAACGGTTACGTTTACTCCTTCAGGAGGTGCATTTACCAACTACAGAATTTTCTTTAATGGTGCTGAAATAGCTGGAAATACAGTAAGTAACCTACCTGCAGGAACGTACAATGCATTTGCTTTAAGCGGTACATGTAGATCAGAAACCATTCAGATTGTGGTAGAACAACCTGCGGAGCCTCTGAGTGCAACAGTAGAGTTTATGGAAGAAGTTTTGTGTACAGATGATCTATCCGATATTGAATTACAGATTACCGGTGGAAACGGTGGCTATTTGGCCTATTTGAATTCCGTCGAATATACGGTTGACCCCAATGGTCTGATCATTTTTGACGATGTGGTTCCGGGTACTTATGCAATCCGGGTAGTTGACAGCAAAGGATGCGAATGGACCAGAACCATCACCATCCTTAATCCAACTCCAATCGAAATTTTCAATGAAGAAATAATTAATGTCAGCTGTTTTGAAGGCTCCGATGGAGAAATAAAAGTCAATGTTACAGGTGGTACAGGTAATTATACTTACCAATGGTTGAATTCTTCCAATCAGCTTGTAGGTACAAATAAAAACCTTTCCGGAGTCCCCGCAGGAATCTATACCCTCAATGTTTGGGATGAAAACAGCTGTGAAGCAACAATGGATTTTGAGATATTGGATACTACCCCTGTGGATTTCACTTACAGCTTTACTGACGTCACCTGCTTTGGGGCCCAGAATGGCAGTATCACTGTAATAGGAAATGGCGGAAATCCTGGGTATACACTCATCATAGACGGGATACAGTATCCTAATCTCACCGTGGCTGGTTTAAGACCCAATACCTACATGGTTTATATCATGGATTCCAATGGTTGTATTTCACCTGTCAAAGAAGTCGTGATCAGTCAACCTACGCCGTTGAATTTAGCCATATCCACTACCAACGTCAGTTGTTATGCCGCAGGAAACGGTCAGGCAACAGTAGTAGTGACAGGCGGTACTGCTCCCTATTCCATCAGATGGTCAGATGGCAATACTTCAGCGGACAGGGTTGGATTGGCACCGGGCAACTATGAAGTAGTGGTCACAGATGCCAATGGTTGTATCATTAGAAACAATGTGATCATCACCCAACCTGATCCTATTTTGATAGTAGATAACGTTAATCCTGTCTCCTGTTTTGGTGGCAGTGATGGCTCTATCCTGTTGGATATCAGTGGTGGTAATGGAGACTTTTCTGTCATTTGGACCAATAAAGCTACCAGTGAGCAGGTTGGAACAGGACTTATTGCAAATAATCTGATTGCCGGAGTGTACAGAGCAACAATCACAGATAAATTGGGATGCGAGCTTTTCAGGGAATTTGTGGTGACCCAACCAGCTGAACCTTTGACACTCACCCCTATCATTTCCAATGTGAGATGTGCATTTGAAGGAAACGGAAGTATTGATCTTATAGTAACAGGTGGTACAGCTCCCTATACCTATTCATGGTCTTCAGGAGAAACCGTAAGAAACATCAATGGCAAATCCGGCGGAACTTATACCGTCAACGTGACAGACAGCAAAGGTTGTATGATCATGGAGACTTTTGAGATCACTGAGCCTCAACCGCTTTTGGTAGAAGTAGAAAACTTAGATAATGTTTCCTGTAAATTCGGAAATGACGGAAGTATAAAATTGAATGTTTCCGGAGGCACAGGAGCATTTACGATCCAATGGAGCAATGGCATGACAGGACCGGAAATCAGTGGTTTGAGAGCAGGAGAATATACTGTTTTCATCATTGATGAAAACTCTTGTTTCGAAAGCATTGCCTATACCATTACCGAACCCGCAGAAGCATTGACGGTATCCGGAATTTCATCAGTAGAACTTTGCCTGTTTACCGATGTTCCTGAATTGATTATTGATGTGAAAGGCGGTACTGCACCTTACACCTACCTCTGGTCAAACGGTGCAACTACAAAAGACCTGTTAAACATTGCTCCAGGTTCCTATACCGTGGTTGTAACTGATGCCAATAACTGTATTGCTGAAGGCACTTTTGTTGTTCCTCCTCCTACTTCGCCTCTACAGATTGAAATGAATGGCAAATTCGCTATCTGTACCAATGGTGAAAGAGGCGAAGCAAGCGCAACAGTAACCGGAGGAGTAGCACCATATAGATATAGATGGTCAAATGGTGCAACTACCTCTGCCATAACAGATCTATTACCTGGAACTTATTCGCTGACAGTGACAGATGCAAACGGCTGTACCATTACTGATGAGATCGAAATTGCACCTCCGCTTAACCTTAGAATCAGTTTATTGGAAATCAATGCTGTTTCCTGCTTTGGTGGAAATAATGGCACAATAGAAATTGGTATCACAGGCGGAAGGGCTCCTTTCAAAATCAATTGGAGCCATGGCTTACAGGATCAGACTTTTGCTTCCGGTCTCGTGGCAGGTGTGTACACGGTTACAGTAGAAGATGATCTGGGATGTATTACCACTGCGGCTTACAATATTCAGGAACCTGAAATTTTAGATCTCAGAGGTACAGTTCAGGATAGTAAGTGTGCGGGAGATAATCAAGGAATTATTACCCTTAATGTATCCGGCGGTACAGCTCCTTACACTTATAGATGGTCCCATGGTGCCAACAACCGGGTATTGAGAAATCTTGCTCCGGGAACCTATAGTGTAGTGGTCACCGACCGTGCGGGCTGTTCTACCGGAAATACCTATATCGTCTCTGAACCGGATCCTTTGGTTATTGAAAGCAGCCATTCTGAAGATCTTTTATGTTTCGGTGATCAAAATGGATTTATCAATATCAACATCACCGGAGGAATTCAGCCTTATAGAATTACATGGGCTGATAATAATCAGTTGGAAACACTTAATAGGTCCAACCTATCCGCCGGTAGCTACACCGTACAGGTCACTGATGACAATGGATGTATTCAGATCAAAACTTTTGAGATAAAACAGCCTGAACAATTGGAGGCAAGAATGTTTACAAGATTTGATGTCAACTGCGAAACCAGGGAATTGACAGGAGTGGCCTGGGTAACTGTGAAGGGTGGAACGGAAGAATACGATATTACTTGGAACAATGGTGCAAGAGGTGTATCTGAAACCACTTTCTATGAAGATGGAGAGATCAGTGCAACCATCATTGATGCAAACGGCTGCTTGGTAGAGGTTTCAAAAATTGTGGAAATGCCAGTAGCATTCACAGACGCTGACTTCACCTATACAGTGATATCAATAGGTATTCAGGGAGAAATACTTGTAAATGACCCTGTTCAATTCAATGATCAGACTTTGGGAGAAGTAATAACCTGGGAATGGGATTTTGGAGATGGCACTAAGAGTAACGAACAGAACCCTGTTCATACCTATACCAAGCCCGGTATTTACACCATTTCACTGATGACTTTTGATGCATTGGGCTGCGTATCTCAAACAGAAATGGTAGTTGAAGTAGTCGCGTCTTATAGGATTTTGGTTCCCAATGCCTTCACACCAAATGGAGATGGCCTCAATGATACTTTTATGGCTAAAATGAGGGGAATTGAAGATTTTGAGATGCATATTTTCAACAAATGGGGTGAATTGATCCATTCGATTTATAGCCAGGAAGATGCAGGATGGGACGGTAGACTTAAAGGGAAAATCAGTCCAAATGGAAATTATGTTTATAAAATAATATTTAAAGCAGTAGACGGAGAAAAGGGAAGTAAAACAGGGGTATTCACTTTGGTATTGTAA